The following DNA comes from Armatimonadota bacterium.
GGAGCGTGGGAACAACCGCCAGGGCCAGCAGCTTCGTGCGCATGGACCAGTTGGAGACGCGCAGCCGGTGCTTCCATCCGTGCTCCATGCCCGCTCCCTCCTGCCCGTACCTCACACCTGGAAGGCCGCCACGAGCCGCTGGAGATCCGTGGCGAGCTGGGCCAAGGACTGCCCGTGTCGGGCGAGCTCGTGGCTACTGGCGGAGATCTGCTCCGTGGCCGCGCTCACCTGCTGGGCAGACGCGCTGTTCTCCTCGCTCAGGCCCGCAAGATCCCCCGCGGCCGCGTCCACCTGCCGGGCCGCGCCCGCCAGCTCCTCCAGGAATCCCCGCACGTGCTCCACCCGCCGCACCAGCCCCTCCACGCTGCGCAGGATCTCGCTGAAGGCCTCGTCCGCCCGGCCGATGACCTCCGCGCCCCGGGCCACCTCCCTGCTCGTGTGCTCCATGGTTCGCACGGCCCGCTCCGTCTCCCCCTGGATCTCCTCCAGGATCCCCGCGATCTGCTCTGCTGCCTGCGCGCTCTCCTGCGCCAACTTCCGCACCTCCTCCGCCACCACCGCAAACCCCCGCCCCTGCTCCCCAGCCCGGGCTGCCTCAATGGCCGCGTTCAGCGCCAGCAGGTTCGTCTGCGACGCAATCTCCGTGATCAACTTCACGATCCGCCCGATGTTCCGCCCCCGCTCCCCCAGCGCCCCGATCACCCGACCCATCTCCTCCGCGGCCTCCTGGATCCCCGCCATGGCAGCCCGGGCTTCCTCCACCTGCTCCCGGCCGCGCACCGCGGCTCGCGAGGCCTGGTCCGCGGCCTGGGCAGCGTCCGTGGCCTCCCGGGCCGCCTCGCCCAGGGATTGGGTCATGTGCTGGATGGCCTGCACCACCTCTCCTACCCTCCGGGCCTGCACTTCCGCCCCCTGGGAGACACCTTGGACCGCGGTGGCGATCTCAGACACGCTGCGGTTAGTTTGCTCGCTGGTGGCCGCCATCTCCTCGGCGGAGGCAGTGAGGGTGCTCGAGACCCCGTGGACTTTCCCTACCGTCTCCTGGAGCCAGGAGACGATGCGGTTGAAGGCCCAGGCCACCCGGGCGATCTCGTCCCGCCCTCGTGCTTCCACCCGCACCTGCAGATCGCCGTTTCCCACCTGTTCCAAGGCCGAGGCCACCTGAGCTAGAGGCCGGGTGATGCTGCGGGTGATGGCAGCCGCCAGGAGAGCGGTGCCGAGGAGCACCAGGACAAGGAAGCCGCTCATGCCCACCACGCGCATCCGGGCCTGCGCCGCCCGGGCCTGCAGAACTTCCCGGAGCGTCCGGGTGGCCTCCCGCAGCAGCGCGAACTGGGCGTCGATGGCCTGGGTGGCCTGGGCGAAGTACTGGTCCGGGGTGAGGGCGAAGGTGGCCGCGCCCACAATTTGCTCTTCCGCGGTACGGAGGTAGTGCTCCAGCTGCTCCCGGGCCGGG
Coding sequences within:
- a CDS encoding methyl-accepting chemotaxis protein, which translates into the protein MLANLRVPVKLTILGATGLITGLVLGVLRLTYDASVLATARREAKGAEVVEALSHLFQQVALHRGLSAQQLSGRDVAQKLTQAREGVERELESLAVLDRRYGQELRTPEALGRIREEWSRLLSELPRLGADESFERHSELVRRILDLIYHVGVTSGITLDPYADGLYLGNAVLEPLPEAIEAMGQLLALGAGILARGQASPQERAALVGRVDAVRLNRAHFERQLRLAQEASPRIRSVLEPKLGPAREQLEHYLRTAEEQIVGAATFALTPDQYFAQATQAIDAQFALLREATRTLREVLQARAAQARMRVVGMSGFLVLVLLGTALLAAAITRSITRPLAQVASALEQVGNGDLQVRVEARGRDEIARVAWAFNRIVSWLQETVGKVHGVSSTLTASAEEMAATSEQTNRSVSEIATAVQGVSQGAEVQARRVGEVVQAIQHMTQSLGEAAREATDAAQAADQASRAAVRGREQVEEARAAMAGIQEAAEEMGRVIGALGERGRNIGRIVKLITEIASQTNLLALNAAIEAARAGEQGRGFAVVAEEVRKLAQESAQAAEQIAGILEEIQGETERAVRTMEHTSREVARGAEVIGRADEAFSEILRSVEGLVRRVEHVRGFLEELAGAARQVDAAAGDLAGLSEENSASAQQVSAATEQISASSHELARHGQSLAQLATDLQRLVAAFQV